In Thiovibrio frasassiensis, one DNA window encodes the following:
- a CDS encoding RiPP maturation radical SAM C-methyltransferase yields the protein MAENTVKPRPPFRLGVISMPWALFNRPSIQLGALQGYLSQAEPEMQVACLHPYLGLTKSLGLELYREISQDVWLCEGLYAGLLFPEQRPVLRGFLAKRLKQCDSAGVNTIDILWAKVETHLHQWLAGQDWGQFELVGFSVCFNQLLASLLAAKQLKALQPQLPIVFGGSSCVAEMGSSLLEVFPWLDYVVHGEGEIPLANLCRVLAGREIALLPQVMARTGQTTGEPFVGCQLKGLSELPTPDYDGYFQELRREFSGEPFVPELPVEFSRGCWWGKCTFCNLNLQWHGYRGKSAEQMEREVLHLSGRHGCLDFSFTDNVLPGREAPDFFARMDASKKDFRFFAEIRVNQRGDILKQYRQGGLVAVQAGIESLSQGLLERMRKGATVMENLALMKESVALGIRLDGNLITGFPGSTETEVQETLMNLDFVLPFTPLTAASFFLGHGCEVACKPQDYGIRAIVQHPHNRKLFPSQMLQGLTLLINDYRGDRAKQRRLWQPVVEKIRAWQRFHAARRCPAHLVPLLSYRDAGNILIIRQELPDQATLHHRLRGTSRALYLACETIVEFEALARQFPKLGRAQLATFLTELTAKRLLFSQGTRYLALAVHTASGTEL from the coding sequence ATGGCTGAGAACACAGTTAAGCCGCGTCCCCCATTTCGTCTGGGGGTGATCTCCATGCCCTGGGCCCTTTTCAATCGCCCTTCTATCCAGTTGGGCGCGCTTCAGGGCTATTTGTCCCAGGCCGAGCCGGAGATGCAGGTTGCCTGTCTGCATCCCTATCTGGGGTTGACCAAGAGCCTCGGTCTTGAACTCTATCGGGAAATTTCTCAGGATGTTTGGCTCTGTGAGGGCCTCTATGCCGGGCTGCTCTTTCCGGAACAGCGCCCAGTGCTGCGTGGCTTTCTCGCGAAAAGGCTCAAGCAGTGCGATTCGGCTGGCGTCAACACGATAGATATCCTCTGGGCAAAGGTCGAAACGCATCTCCACCAGTGGCTCGCCGGGCAGGATTGGGGTCAGTTCGAGCTGGTGGGGTTTTCCGTCTGCTTCAACCAATTGTTGGCCTCGCTTCTGGCGGCCAAACAGCTCAAGGCGCTGCAGCCACAACTGCCCATCGTCTTTGGCGGCTCTTCCTGTGTGGCGGAAATGGGCAGCTCATTGCTCGAGGTTTTTCCCTGGCTTGATTATGTAGTGCATGGCGAGGGGGAGATCCCGCTAGCAAATCTCTGCCGGGTATTGGCAGGGAGGGAGATCGCGCTGCTTCCCCAGGTTATGGCGCGAACGGGGCAGACAACCGGTGAGCCCTTTGTCGGTTGCCAGCTCAAGGGGCTTTCCGAGCTGCCAACTCCCGACTATGACGGATATTTTCAGGAACTGCGCCGGGAATTTTCCGGAGAGCCCTTTGTGCCGGAACTGCCGGTGGAGTTTTCCCGAGGCTGCTGGTGGGGGAAATGCACTTTCTGTAATCTTAATCTCCAGTGGCACGGCTATCGCGGCAAGAGTGCGGAACAAATGGAGCGGGAGGTGCTGCATCTTTCTGGGCGTCATGGCTGTCTTGACTTCAGCTTTACGGACAATGTTTTGCCCGGGCGGGAAGCGCCTGATTTTTTTGCCAGGATGGACGCCAGCAAAAAGGATTTTCGTTTTTTTGCTGAAATTAGGGTCAACCAGCGGGGCGATATCCTCAAGCAGTACCGGCAGGGGGGACTGGTGGCGGTGCAGGCCGGAATCGAATCCCTCAGTCAGGGGCTTCTTGAGAGGATGCGCAAAGGGGCCACGGTCATGGAGAATCTGGCCTTGATGAAGGAGAGCGTTGCCTTGGGGATCCGCTTGGATGGAAACCTGATCACTGGCTTTCCTGGCTCCACCGAGACGGAGGTGCAGGAAACTTTGATGAACCTCGATTTTGTCCTGCCCTTTACCCCCCTGACCGCAGCTTCTTTTTTTCTCGGCCATGGCTGCGAGGTTGCCTGCAAGCCCCAAGATTACGGGATCCGGGCCATTGTGCAGCATCCGCATAACCGCAAGCTCTTTCCGTCGCAGATGCTTCAGGGGTTGACCCTGCTGATCAACGACTATCGCGGGGATCGGGCAAAGCAGCGCAGGCTTTGGCAGCCGGTGGTCGAAAAGATCCGGGCCTGGCAACGGTTCCATGCGGCAAGGCGTTGCCCGGCCCATCTGGTCCCCCTGCTTTCCTACCGTGATGCGGGGAATATCCTGATTATCCGCCAGGAATTGCCCGACCAGGCGACCCTGCATCACCGGTTGCGCGGGACCTCCCGGGCTCTCTACCTCGCCTGTGAAACAATCGTCGAGTTCGAGGCCCTGGCCCGCCAGTTTCCCAAGCTTGGCAGGGCGCAGCTGGCAACTTTTCTTACCGAACTTACGGCAAAACGGTTGCTCTTTTCCCAGGGAACAAGGTACCTTGCCCTGGCAGTACACACCGCTTCAGGTACGGAGTTATGA
- the cobU gene encoding bifunctional adenosylcobinamide kinase/adenosylcobinamide-phosphate guanylyltransferase, translating into MTQTQAPGQLPMKKLVLGGCRSGKSRYAEQWVGENFSDKVFVATLESRDDAEMEQRIALHRQSRGGGWLTLEEPLDLVGVLAKNEIGTEVFLVDCLTMWLTNMMMQDWSDEKIEGEVARLSESVAALSVSVVLVANEVGLGIVPESPLGRRFRDLAGWTNQQMAGVCRQVVLVTAGLPLRLKG; encoded by the coding sequence ATGACGCAGACACAAGCGCCCGGGCAGCTGCCCATGAAAAAACTGGTGCTCGGCGGTTGCCGGAGCGGCAAGAGCCGGTACGCCGAGCAATGGGTTGGCGAAAATTTTTCGGACAAGGTTTTTGTCGCAACCCTTGAATCCCGCGATGACGCGGAGATGGAGCAGCGTATTGCCCTGCACCGGCAGAGCCGCGGGGGTGGCTGGCTGACCTTGGAAGAGCCGCTGGATCTGGTCGGGGTGTTGGCTAAAAATGAGATCGGGACCGAGGTCTTCCTGGTGGATTGTCTGACCATGTGGCTTACCAATATGATGATGCAGGACTGGAGCGACGAGAAGATTGAAGGGGAGGTTGCCCGCTTATCTGAGAGCGTGGCGGCTCTTTCGGTCTCGGTGGTTCTGGTTGCCAACGAGGTCGGTCTGGGGATCGTGCCGGAGTCACCCTTGGGACGACGCTTTCGCGACCTGGCCGGCTGGACCAATCAGCAGATGGCTGGTGTCTGCCGGCAGGTGGTGCTGGTGACCGCCGGTCTGCCCCTGCGGCTCAAGGGTTAA
- a CDS encoding pyridoxal phosphate-dependent aminotransferase translates to METISISAQGAHGGDILSMARRLGCGVGELVDLSSNLSPLGMVPGLREVLVERLPEIGFLPESGSETLVNLFAGKYGCRPEQVLAGNGTTEFIYAVPASAGCRRALIVAPTYGDYRPACEWAGIVVDFFTLTAEDDFSLDFNRLSARLAGGELVFLCNPNNPTGRVVASRELFDFILAHPASEFLIDESYLPFVNEPSLAGFPLPANLFLLCSSSKIYGIPGLRLGFLVANEEKMARFAVHRKPWGVNRMAQVAGEYLLTHGDSYVQSVRDFIGRVRPDFVARLSALPGVRVIPGAANFILCRLTGSMTAPQLREAMLLWRIMIRDCSNFSGLDDHYFRVSLQEPERNARCLAALAEILGNKP, encoded by the coding sequence ATGGAGACCATCAGCATCAGCGCCCAGGGCGCCCACGGCGGGGATATTCTCTCCATGGCCAGACGGCTGGGCTGTGGGGTTGGCGAACTCGTCGATCTGAGCAGCAATCTCAGCCCGCTGGGCATGGTGCCGGGTCTGCGGGAAGTGCTGGTCGAAAGACTGCCCGAGATCGGCTTTCTCCCTGAAAGCGGCAGCGAAACCCTGGTCAACCTCTTTGCCGGCAAATACGGCTGCCGGCCTGAGCAGGTTTTGGCGGGCAACGGCACCACCGAATTTATCTATGCCGTGCCGGCAAGTGCTGGGTGCAGGCGTGCCCTGATTGTTGCCCCCACCTATGGGGATTACCGGCCGGCCTGCGAGTGGGCCGGGATCGTGGTTGATTTCTTCACCCTCACCGCAGAGGATGATTTCTCCCTTGATTTCAATCGCCTCTCCGCCCGTCTGGCCGGGGGAGAGCTGGTCTTTCTCTGCAACCCCAATAATCCCACCGGCAGGGTGGTGGCAAGCCGCGAACTGTTCGACTTCATTCTTGCCCATCCTGCCTCGGAATTTCTCATCGACGAATCGTACCTGCCCTTTGTCAACGAGCCTTCTCTTGCCGGGTTTCCTCTGCCTGCCAATCTCTTTCTCCTCTGTTCCTCTTCGAAGATCTACGGCATCCCCGGTCTGCGCCTCGGTTTTCTTGTGGCCAACGAAGAGAAGATGGCCAGGTTCGCGGTGCACCGCAAGCCCTGGGGGGTGAACCGCATGGCCCAGGTGGCAGGGGAGTATCTTCTTACCCATGGTGATTCTTATGTGCAGTCGGTCCGCGATTTTATTGGCCGGGTTCGCCCGGATTTTGTCGCCCGGCTTTCGGCTCTGCCCGGGGTGCGGGTGATTCCAGGGGCGGCGAATTTTATCCTCTGCCGCTTGACCGGGTCCATGACCGCCCCCCAGTTGCGGGAGGCGATGCTTCTTTGGCGCATTATGATCCGGGATTGCAGCAACTTCAGCGGGCTGGACGACCATTATTTTCGGGTTTCCCTGCAAGAACCCGAGCGCAATGCGCGCTGTCTGGCCGCGCTTGCCGAGATTTTGGGGAACAAGCCATGA
- a CDS encoding YfcE family phosphodiesterase, whose translation MRIAIISDTHDHILNLRGAVKYCNAFSVSMIIHCGDLISPFMLDELARFSGAVHLIYGNNVGDQHVISQSCGLRFPTISHHGILGAVEAGGLKIAFTHYPQMARGIACQGMFDVVCCGHNHRYLVEKVGDSLLINPGELLGKDGQPGFCILQCETKEVERVEIGSAIGDD comes from the coding sequence ATGAGAATCGCCATAATTTCCGATACCCACGATCACATCCTCAACCTGCGGGGGGCGGTGAAATACTGCAATGCTTTCAGCGTGAGCATGATTATCCATTGCGGCGATCTGATTTCCCCGTTCATGCTTGACGAACTTGCCCGGTTCAGCGGGGCGGTGCATCTGATCTACGGCAATAATGTCGGCGACCAGCATGTCATCTCCCAATCCTGTGGGCTCCGTTTTCCCACCATCAGCCATCACGGGATTCTGGGCGCAGTGGAGGCGGGGGGGCTCAAGATCGCCTTTACCCATTATCCGCAGATGGCCAGGGGGATCGCCTGTCAGGGGATGTTCGATGTGGTATGCTGCGGACATAACCACCGCTATCTGGTGGAAAAGGTCGGCGACTCTCTGCTGATCAATCCCGGGGAGTTGCTCGGTAAAGACGGGCAGCCGGGATTTTGTATCCTGCAGTGCGAAACCAAAGAGGTGGAACGGGTGGAGATCGGTTCCGCCATTGGCGATGATTGA
- the rpsA gene encoding 30S ribosomal protein S1 yields MTMTDDNKSFAEMFQETASGPKERLRPGQKIEATVVRIAKEWIFLDLGAKSEGAVAKNEFTDAEGNLTVAEGDRVQVYFLSEKNNERLFTSKVSGGALAGHLDEACQSGIPVEGTVTSEIKGGFEVRFSGSVRAFCPFSQMDIRRIENNEEYIGNKFVFKVTKFSEHGKNIVVSRRALLEEERAQQKEGLRDSLAIGQTVKGVITSIRDFGAFVDIGGIEGLIPVSEIAWGRIEDIHERISVGQEVTVTVLKLDWDQDRFSFSLKDSLPDPWDGISGMFSEGSVVTGKVVRLTEFGAFVALAPGIDGLVHISKLGAGRRISHPREVVQVGDALEVKIDSVDPEKKRLSLSLPLPAKAEGAAQTGKAGGKKERGGGEGENQGDFRQYIAEKKKESKPMGTFADLFSKGQTK; encoded by the coding sequence ATGACAATGACCGATGACAATAAAAGCTTCGCCGAAATGTTCCAGGAAACAGCCTCCGGCCCCAAGGAACGTCTGCGTCCGGGCCAGAAGATCGAAGCCACCGTGGTGCGGATTGCCAAGGAATGGATCTTTCTCGATCTGGGAGCCAAAAGCGAAGGGGCGGTGGCCAAAAACGAATTCACCGATGCGGAGGGCAACCTCACCGTTGCTGAAGGCGACCGGGTGCAGGTCTATTTTCTTTCCGAGAAGAATAACGAACGGTTGTTTACCTCCAAGGTAAGTGGCGGGGCGTTGGCCGGTCATCTGGACGAGGCATGTCAGAGCGGGATCCCGGTAGAGGGCACGGTGACCAGCGAGATCAAGGGCGGCTTTGAGGTGCGGTTTTCCGGGAGCGTCCGGGCGTTTTGCCCTTTTTCCCAGATGGATATTCGCCGGATTGAAAACAATGAGGAGTATATCGGCAATAAATTCGTCTTCAAAGTCACAAAATTCAGCGAACACGGCAAGAATATCGTTGTTTCCCGCCGGGCCCTGCTTGAGGAGGAACGGGCCCAGCAGAAGGAGGGGTTGCGCGACTCCTTGGCCATTGGCCAGACCGTCAAGGGGGTCATTACTTCCATTCGTGATTTCGGCGCTTTTGTCGATATCGGCGGCATTGAGGGGTTGATTCCGGTTTCCGAGATCGCCTGGGGGAGGATCGAGGATATTCACGAGCGGATCAGTGTGGGCCAGGAGGTGACCGTCACCGTGCTCAAGCTCGATTGGGATCAGGACCGCTTCTCCTTCAGTCTGAAGGACTCCCTGCCCGACCCCTGGGATGGGATCAGCGGGATGTTTTCCGAGGGCAGCGTCGTCACGGGCAAGGTTGTTCGCCTTACGGAATTCGGCGCCTTTGTTGCTCTCGCGCCCGGCATCGACGGCCTGGTGCATATCTCCAAGCTGGGCGCCGGTCGGCGTATCAGCCATCCCCGCGAGGTCGTCCAAGTGGGCGATGCCCTTGAGGTGAAGATCGACAGTGTGGACCCGGAGAAAAAACGGTTGTCCCTCTCCTTGCCCCTGCCTGCCAAGGCGGAAGGGGCGGCGCAGACCGGGAAAGCAGGGGGGAAAAAGGAGAGGGGAGGGGGTGAAGGCGAAAATCAGGGAGATTTCCGTCAGTACATCGCGGAAAAGAAGAAGGAGTCCAAGCCCATGGGCACCTTTGCCGATCTTTTCAGCAAGGGGCAGACAAAATAG
- a CDS encoding c-type cytochrome, which yields MNRFALSLAALLLVPAFVNQAHGAPKTRYDATTKTCRVLSDGPLEWESRPWGEGGKLFANNCKSCHTRNNDKGAPFLWAESKSSAGWNRVFETRSAKCAKQGAWDSITLEQQLKLNDYLYRWASNSLDTTDSC from the coding sequence ATGAACCGTTTCGCCTTGTCCCTCGCCGCCCTGCTTCTCGTGCCCGCCTTCGTCAATCAGGCACATGGTGCCCCCAAAACCCGCTATGACGCGACCACCAAAACCTGCCGGGTTCTAAGCGATGGACCACTGGAGTGGGAAAGCCGCCCTTGGGGCGAGGGCGGCAAACTCTTTGCGAATAACTGCAAGAGCTGCCACACCCGCAACAACGACAAGGGCGCCCCCTTTCTCTGGGCAGAATCAAAAAGCTCGGCTGGCTGGAACCGGGTCTTTGAAACCCGCTCCGCGAAATGCGCCAAACAAGGCGCCTGGGACTCCATCACCCTTGAACAGCAATTGAAGCTCAACGACTATCTGTACCGTTGGGCGTCAAACAGCCTGGACACTACCGACAGCTGCTGA
- a CDS encoding TetR/AcrR family transcriptional regulator → MARTKGFDENQALEAAMRLFWQKGYAATSLHDLELGTGLKRASIYNAFGNKRSLFKRCLSLYIGQVEAMLDTVTGAAASSREAIKKWLAFVIDFHFNPETPGGCLAVLSALERHQHDRETKEMVAALFRRERKVVEKVLGEGVQRGEFPPGFDCAGVAAAITATTSGMVVLAMADAPVSALQEVAGAVVRLLDGK, encoded by the coding sequence GTGGCCAGGACAAAGGGATTTGATGAGAACCAGGCACTTGAAGCGGCCATGCGCCTTTTTTGGCAAAAGGGCTATGCTGCGACCTCGTTGCACGATCTGGAATTAGGAACAGGGCTGAAGCGGGCCAGCATCTACAACGCCTTTGGCAACAAACGCAGCCTGTTCAAGCGGTGCCTCTCCCTCTATATCGGCCAGGTGGAGGCAATGCTTGACACCGTCACTGGCGCGGCGGCGTCATCCCGGGAGGCGATTAAGAAGTGGCTGGCCTTTGTCATTGATTTTCATTTCAATCCGGAAACACCGGGCGGCTGCCTGGCGGTTCTTTCCGCGCTTGAGCGGCATCAGCATGATCGGGAAACCAAGGAGATGGTCGCGGCATTGTTTCGCCGCGAGCGGAAAGTGGTGGAGAAGGTGCTTGGGGAAGGGGTGCAACGGGGAGAGTTTCCCCCGGGCTTTGATTGCGCCGGAGTGGCTGCCGCGATCACCGCGACCACCTCAGGCATGGTTGTTCTGGCCATGGCCGATGCTCCGGTGAGCGCGCTCCAAGAGGTTGCCGGGGCAGTTGTCCGGCTGCTCGACGGGAAGTGA
- the rlmB gene encoding 23S rRNA (guanosine(2251)-2'-O)-methyltransferase RlmB: MSNLPDNDDILWGIHPILELLRLQPKKVREVVIQQGKAGNKIQEIITLAQEQGVKVRFLPGQRFPSSPDKTHQGVLAKTAPVSTCSLHELLKAAKDEEQPLIVALDSIQDPHNLGAIIRTAAAAGATGIILPKDRSAPLNATAAKSAAGAMAHLKLCLVTNLVTSLQSVKEKGFWVYGAAGEAKRTVFETKFAGPVCLVIGGEDKGMRPLVREHCDELVAIPMAGSLNSLNASVAAGVILFEIVRQRQGSH, encoded by the coding sequence ATGAGTAACCTGCCTGACAACGATGACATCCTCTGGGGCATCCATCCCATCCTTGAGCTGTTACGGCTTCAGCCCAAAAAGGTACGGGAGGTGGTGATCCAGCAGGGCAAGGCAGGCAACAAGATCCAGGAAATCATCACCCTGGCCCAGGAACAAGGGGTCAAGGTCCGCTTTTTACCGGGTCAGCGCTTTCCCAGCTCTCCGGACAAAACCCATCAGGGAGTATTGGCGAAAACAGCGCCGGTCTCCACCTGCAGCCTGCACGAGTTATTGAAGGCGGCAAAAGATGAGGAGCAGCCGCTCATCGTGGCGCTGGACTCCATTCAGGACCCGCACAATTTGGGGGCCATCATCCGCACCGCCGCGGCAGCCGGAGCAACCGGCATCATCCTGCCCAAGGACCGTTCGGCCCCGCTCAACGCCACCGCCGCCAAATCGGCGGCCGGGGCCATGGCCCACCTGAAACTCTGCCTGGTCACCAATCTGGTCACCAGCCTGCAAAGCGTGAAAGAGAAAGGATTCTGGGTCTATGGTGCGGCGGGCGAGGCGAAACGGACCGTGTTTGAAACGAAATTTGCCGGCCCCGTCTGTCTGGTGATCGGCGGCGAGGATAAGGGGATGCGGCCCTTGGTGCGCGAGCATTGCGATGAGCTGGTCGCCATCCCCATGGCCGGCAGCCTCAACTCCCTGAACGCCTCGGTGGCGGCAGGGGTCATCCTTTTTGAGATCGTCCGCCAGCGGCAGGGCAGCCACTGA
- the gmk gene encoding guanylate kinase, whose protein sequence is MMRGNLFVISAPSGAGKSTILKKLLTTVANLAFSVSHTTRAPRTGECDGREYHFVDRATFEGMRDEQAFLEWAEVHGNLYGTSRAAIEAQQAQGLDVFLDIDVQGAKQLRDCGHPGAIFLFIAPPSWAELEKRLRGRGTDPEETVQLRLHNARKEMAEAESYDYLVINDRLDEAVDTLRAVVIAERCKGRRNPNGTPLDLVAMGLAAQ, encoded by the coding sequence ATGATGCGCGGCAATCTTTTCGTCATCTCCGCCCCCTCGGGGGCAGGCAAGTCCACCATCCTCAAAAAATTACTGACCACGGTAGCCAATCTTGCCTTTTCGGTGTCGCACACCACCCGAGCCCCTCGGACCGGCGAGTGCGACGGCCGGGAGTACCACTTTGTCGATCGGGCCACCTTTGAAGGGATGCGCGATGAGCAGGCCTTTCTCGAATGGGCCGAGGTGCATGGCAATCTTTACGGCACCAGTCGGGCGGCCATTGAGGCACAACAGGCACAAGGGCTTGACGTTTTTCTCGACATTGATGTGCAGGGGGCCAAACAGCTCCGGGATTGCGGACACCCGGGCGCCATCTTCCTCTTCATTGCCCCGCCCTCGTGGGCTGAGCTGGAAAAACGGTTACGGGGGAGAGGCACAGACCCGGAGGAAACCGTGCAGCTACGCTTGCACAATGCCCGAAAGGAGATGGCTGAGGCCGAGAGCTACGACTATCTGGTGATCAACGACCGTCTGGACGAGGCCGTGGATACCCTCCGTGCAGTGGTCATCGCCGAACGCTGCAAAGGGCGCCGCAATCCGAACGGCACCCCCCTCGACCTCGTGGCCATGGGCCTCGCCGCACAATAA
- a CDS encoding DUF370 domain-containing protein: protein MDQRMINVGFGNSVLAGRVLAVVNPKSSPMKKLREDAKEQKRLIDVTEGRRTRSIIILDSNHVILSSVQPETITLRFMTSYDRHEEEQPEKAGK, encoded by the coding sequence ATGGACCAGAGAATGATCAACGTGGGCTTCGGCAATTCCGTTCTCGCCGGCAGGGTGCTGGCGGTGGTGAACCCTAAATCCTCGCCCATGAAAAAACTCCGGGAAGACGCCAAGGAACAGAAACGGCTCATCGATGTGACCGAAGGCCGCCGAACCCGTTCCATCATCATCCTGGACAGCAACCACGTGATCCTCTCCTCGGTGCAGCCGGAAACCATCACCCTGCGCTTCATGACCTCCTACGACAGGCACGAGGAAGAGCAGCCGGAAAAGGCGGGCAAATGA
- a CDS encoding YicC/YloC family endoribonuclease: MNRPLSMTGYGRGEVTGAKSWTVEVRSVNHKFLDLSIKIPRKYLGLEDRIKKEISSYYNRGHVDVYVNPGAEAGDTIRLAANLPLARNYYQCLEEIRQDLSLPDGPTLAMIQNYKEIIVAHEEEEDLEAVWPEVSQALTLALTMAQGMREQEGASLKAELDQRLQEFAKTVEGIAQDIPSIVQRRTEKLKERLANLLQGVDLDPLRLAQEVAIMADKADVTEEVVRLRSHISQFSGFLEADEPVGRRLDFLLQEFLREINTLASKISDAPTAHLSVELKTEVEKLREQIQNLE; encoded by the coding sequence ATGAACAGACCGTTGAGCATGACCGGCTACGGCCGAGGCGAAGTGACCGGGGCGAAAAGCTGGACCGTGGAGGTCCGCTCGGTGAACCACAAGTTTCTTGATCTGAGCATCAAGATCCCCCGCAAGTATCTCGGCCTTGAAGACCGGATCAAAAAAGAGATCTCCAGTTACTATAACCGGGGTCATGTTGACGTCTATGTCAATCCCGGCGCAGAGGCGGGCGACACCATCCGGCTGGCCGCCAATCTGCCCCTGGCCCGCAATTATTACCAGTGCCTGGAGGAGATCCGCCAGGATCTCTCCCTGCCCGACGGACCGACCCTGGCCATGATCCAGAATTACAAGGAGATTATCGTTGCCCACGAGGAGGAGGAAGACCTTGAGGCGGTCTGGCCCGAGGTATCCCAGGCCCTAACCCTGGCGCTGACCATGGCGCAGGGTATGCGGGAGCAGGAAGGCGCATCGCTCAAGGCCGAACTAGACCAGCGTTTGCAAGAGTTTGCCAAGACCGTGGAGGGCATTGCCCAGGATATCCCCTCCATTGTCCAACGGAGGACGGAGAAGCTCAAGGAACGCTTGGCCAATCTCCTGCAGGGGGTCGATCTTGACCCGCTCCGCTTGGCCCAGGAGGTGGCGATCATGGCCGACAAAGCCGATGTCACCGAAGAGGTGGTGCGGCTTCGCAGCCATATCAGTCAGTTTTCCGGCTTTCTTGAGGCGGACGAGCCCGTGGGCCGCAGGCTTGATTTCCTCCTTCAGGAATTCCTGCGGGAGATCAATACCCTGGCCTCAAAGATCAGCGATGCGCCCACCGCCCATCTCAGCGTGGAGTTGAAAACCGAGGTGGAAAAACTCCGCGAACAGATTCAGAACCTTGAGTAA
- the rfaE1 gene encoding D-glycero-beta-D-manno-heptose-7-phosphate kinase, whose amino-acid sequence MTLSSTKKKQLRAAVGKFSSANILVLGDIIVDHFIWGSVSRISPEAPVPVVDVTHENLLLGGAANVLHNIYAQNSRGSLCGLIGNDAMGDHLLGLLAELGSPTGGIVRTGNRPTTLKTRIVAQHQQVVRFDREKTGEPSPERLAEICRFIDDHLESFDAIIVSDYNKGMINLPLMEHLRSRAKKRKIPVIIDPKPQHPERFLGATIITPNLHEAERMADMVIKTEEDLQTAAHILQKKLASDAVLITRGEAGMALYEKGHPLFTIPTMAKEVYDVTGAGDTVIATLALGLAVGLSPADAATIANFAAGIVVGKVGTATASTAELLEAIG is encoded by the coding sequence GTGACCCTGTCCAGCACAAAGAAAAAACAACTGCGCGCCGCGGTTGGCAAGTTCAGCTCGGCCAATATCCTGGTGCTCGGCGACATCATTGTCGATCACTTCATCTGGGGCTCTGTTTCCCGGATCTCCCCGGAAGCGCCGGTGCCGGTGGTCGACGTCACCCACGAGAACCTGCTCCTCGGCGGGGCGGCCAACGTCCTGCACAACATTTACGCCCAGAACAGCCGGGGTTCCCTTTGCGGCCTGATCGGCAACGACGCCATGGGCGATCATCTTTTGGGACTGCTGGCGGAGCTCGGCTCCCCAACCGGGGGGATTGTCCGCACCGGCAACCGCCCCACCACCCTCAAAACCCGGATCGTAGCCCAGCACCAGCAGGTGGTCCGCTTCGACCGGGAAAAAACCGGGGAGCCAAGCCCGGAACGGCTGGCGGAGATCTGCCGCTTCATCGACGATCATCTGGAGAGCTTTGACGCGATCATCGTCTCCGACTATAATAAGGGAATGATCAACCTGCCCCTGATGGAACACCTGCGGAGCAGGGCCAAGAAACGGAAGATCCCGGTGATCATCGACCCCAAGCCCCAGCACCCGGAACGCTTCCTCGGCGCCACCATCATCACCCCCAACCTGCACGAGGCCGAGCGCATGGCCGACATGGTCATCAAGACCGAGGAAGACCTGCAGACCGCAGCCCATATTTTGCAGAAAAAACTGGCGAGCGACGCGGTCCTTATCACCCGGGGCGAGGCGGGCATGGCCTTGTACGAAAAAGGCCATCCTCTCTTCACTATCCCCACCATGGCCAAGGAGGTGTACGATGTCACGGGTGCAGGCGACACGGTGATCGCTACCCTGGCCCTGGGCTTGGCCGTTGGCCTTTCCCCCGCCGATGCCGCCACCATCGCCAATTTCGCCGCCGGCATCGTCGTCGGCAAGGTGGGCACGGCCACGGCCTCCACTGCGGAACTTCTTGAGGCAATCGGATGA